The Nocardia sp. NBC_00508 nucleotide sequence AGCACGGCGCCTACCAGCAGGTGATCGACCGGTGGGCGCTGCGGAGCGAGGCGGTTACCGAAGCGCGGATCAATCCGCCCGGCCTGCCGAAGAAGCGCTGAGCCGATGCCACACCTGCCCGCCGCCAGTTCGGGAGCGACCGCATGAAGTTCCTGCTGTTCACCCTCGTCACCCGGGTGCCGGACCCGCGGACCGGCCGCCTGCCCGGCACCCGCGAGCGCCTGCGCGATGTCGTCGGCCAGGCGCGGCTGGCCGAGGAACTCGGCTACGACGGGTTCGCCGTCGGCGAACGCCACGAGGACCCGTTCCTGTCCGCCGCGCCACCGGTGATCCTCGCGCACCTTGCCGCGGTGACCTCGCGGATCACGCTGTTCACCGCGGCGACCACGCTGAGCCTGCTCGACCCGGTGCGCGCCTTCGAGGACTACTCGACGCTGGACAACCTGTCCGGCGGGCGGCTGGAGCTGATCATCGGCAAGGGCAACGGCGCCGCGCAGGCGCAGCTGTTCCACGTCACCACCGCGGACCAGTGGGATCGCAATCGCGAAGGCTACGAGCTCTTTCGCGCACTGTGGGCCAGCGACAGCGTCACCTGGTCCGGCCGGTTCCGTCCGCCGCTGCGGGATGCCGCGGCGTTGCCGCGGCCGCTGCAGCCGACGATCCGGATCTGGCACGGGAGCGCGACCAGCCGCGACTCGGTGGAACTGGCCGCGCGCCACGGTGATCCGCTGTTCTCGGCGAACGTCACCAATCCGATCGAGCCCTACGCCGAGCTGGTGGGCCACTACCGGGAGCGCTGGGCGTTCTACGGCAATGACCCGGCCGACGCGCTGGTCGGAGCGGGCACCGCAGGCTTCCAGGTGGCACGCACCTCGCAAGAGGCGCGGGCGGCTTACGCACCGATCTTCGAGGCGCGCCTGGCGTTGGCGCGCAAGCTCGGGCTGCCCGTCGTGTTCGAGAACCTCAACGACTTCGTGGCGCGCAGTTCGGCGTTGATCGGCAGCCCCGAGCAGGTGATCGACAAGGTCGGCCGCCAGCACGAGCAGCTCGGCCACGAGGTGATCCACCTGTCCGCCGAGCGCGACGGACGCCCCGAACCGCAGTACCTGGAAGGCCTCGAGCTGTTCCAGGCCGAGGTGGCGCCGGAACTGCGCCGCCGCATTCCCAGCCGACCGTTGGCGACCGCCGTCGCCGACGCCGATCCCGACCCGGGCGAGGAGTTCGCCCGTACCGAAGTATCTGGAGTTGCCCAGTGATCCGATCCCGTCACCGAATCCTAGCGCTGGCCGGCGCGCTGGCCGCGGCCACCACGATGGCCGCCTGCCGCAGTGATTCGGCCGCGCCCGGTGGTGACGCGGGCCCGCCTCAGCCCGGCGGCACCATGCGCTATGGCCTGTCCCAGGCGCCGACCTGCTCGGACCCGGCGCAGGCCGGTACCAACCAGACGCTCTACGTGGCCCGGCAGATCGTCGATTCGCTGACCGACCAGGACCCGGCCACCGGCGAGCTGGAGCCGTGGCTGGCGCAGCGCTGGGAGGTGACCCCGGACGCGAAGGTGTTCACCTTCCATCTCGCCGACGGCGTCACCTTCAGCGACGGAACGCCGCTCACCGCCGACTCGGTGCGCAACACGTTCGACTCGATCATCAGGCTGGGCTCCGGCAAGGCGCCGCTCGCCAGCAGCTATCTCACCAATTACGTCGGCACCACCGCCGTCGACCGGCTCACCGCGCGGGTGGAGTTCAGCAAGCCCAACGCGCAGTTCCTGCAAGCGTCCTCGACCACGCAGCTCGGCATCCTGGCCGACGTGACCACGGCCGAGCCCGCCGAGCAGCGCTGCCTCGGCGACAACGTCGGCAGCGGGCCGTTCACCTACGCGGCCTACCGCCAGGACGCGGCCGTGACGCTGGCCAAGCGCACCGGCTACCAGTGGGGTTCGGCGGTGTTCGCGCATCGCGGGGAGGCCTACCTCGACAAGATCGAGTTCACCGTGGTGCCCGAATCCGGGGTGCGCACCGGCAGTCTGGCCTCCGGGCAGCTGGACGCGATCAGCGACGCGCTGCCCCAGGACGCGCCGCAGATCGAAGCGACAGGCGGGCGGGTGCTCAGCACCGCCAATCCCGGTGTGCCGTTCGGGTTCCAGACCAACGTCACCCGCGGACCGCTGCGCGACCCTGCGGTGCGCCAGGCGCTGCTGCCCGCCATCGACCGCGAGCAGCTGGTGGACACCGTGCTCGGCCCCCAGTTCAAGCCCGCGACCAGCGCACTGGCCAGCAGCACGCCCGGCTACACGGATCTCTCGGCGCGCTTGGCCTACGATCCCGCCAAGGCGCGCGGCATTCTCGACCTGGCGGGCTGGGTGCCCGGGCCGGACGGTATCCGCGCGAAGAACGGTGAGCGGCTGTCGTTCTCGGTGATCTTCAGTCAGGTGTTCGCGGGCAACCAGGCGATCATCGAGCTGGTGCAGCAGCAGCTGCGGCAGGCCGGGGTCGAGCTGACCCTGGACCTGGTGTCGGTCGCGGAGACCACGGCCCGGCAGAACGCCAAGAACTTCGACACCAGCTACTACAACACCACTCGCGCCGACGGCGACATCCTGCGCACCTCGTTCGGCCTCGACGGCCGCAATCTCAACGGTCGCGAGCCGATTCCCGCGCTGGACGACGCGCTGACCGGGCAGCTGAGCACCGCGGACACCGCGGCGCGCAACGCGTTGATCGGCACCGCGCAACAGCAGATCCTCGACGCGGGGTTGTGGATCCCCACCGTCGAGCTGTCCCAGGCGATCGGGGCGAGTGCGAATACCCGGGATCTGAAGTTCGAAGCCTCGGCGCGGCTACAGTTCTTCGACGCCTGGCTGAGCGGACGGTAGCCATGGCGCGTTATCTGGCCCTGCGGGCGCTGCAGGCGCTCTGGGTGCTGTGGGCGGCGTTCACGCTGTCGTTCGTGGTGCTGTACCTGCTGCCCGCCGACCCGGTCTCGATCGCGGCCGACGGCGCGGGCGCGGGCACGCCGGTGGACAAAGCCGCCATCGCCGAGCTGCAGGCGCGCTACGGGCTGGATCGGCCGCTGTGGGAACAGTATTGGACCGCGCTCGGGCACGCCGTCCGTGGTGATCTCGGGCACTCCATCGTCACCGGGCAGCCCGTCACCGACGCGATCGGCGACGCGCTGCCCGCCACCCTCCAACTGACCGGCACGGCGTTGCTTCTCGCGGTTCTCGGTGGTGTTTCGCTCGCGTTCGCGGCGACCTACATTCGCCGTCCGTGGCTGCGCGGCGCTCTGGCCGCACTGCCGTCACTGGGGGTCTCGGTACCGACCTTCTGGACCGGACTGCTGCTACTGCAACTGTTCTCGTTCCATTGGCGGCTGGCACCCGCGTTCGGCGGGCACGGCTTCGCGGGCACCGTGCTGCCCGCGCTCACCCTGGCCCTGCCGATCGGCGCGGTGATCGCGCAAGTGCTCACCGCCGGGCTCGAAACCACCTGGCGCCAGCCGTTCGTCGACGTGGCGCTGGCCAAGGGCGGATCGCGCTGGTGGGTACAGCTGACCCATGTGCTGCGCCCGGCCAGCGTGCCCGCGTTCACCATCGCGGGCGTCCTGGTCGGCAACATGCTGGCCGGATCGGTGGTGGTCGAGACGGTGTTCGCCCGCCAAGGCGTCGGGCGGCTGACCCAGACCGCCGTGCTGGCCCAGGACATCCCGGTGGTGCAGGGCGTCGTGCTGCTCACCTCGGCGGTGTTCGTCAGCGTGAACCTCGCGGTGGACCTGATCTACCCGCTGCTCGACCCGCGAATCGCGGCGCGGTCGCGCGGCGGCGCGGACGAGTCCGAGCACACCACTGCCGACGCGGCCGAGGAGGCGATCATCCGTGCCTGATGCTGACGGTCTCGAGGACGGGCGTGGTTTCCATGGCGTTGACGCCGTCGAGTGCGGCGATGCGTTCGGTGCGGAAACGGCTCCGATCAGCGGTGTCGCGGCAGTCGACCCATTGTCTGTACCAGTGGTGCCGCGTGCAGAGGAGGTGACTCGTGGTTGACGTGACCGAGGAACGCCGCAGCGCGGTCCTACCTGCGCTGCGGCGACCGGCCCCGAGCTGGAGGTCGTTGCGCGACAATGCCGGACTGCTGGTGGCGAGCGCCGTCGCGCTGCTCACCGTGGGGTGGGCGCTGGCGCCGTCGGTCTTCGCCAGCGGTGACCCGCTGACCGGAGTGCCCGCGCAGAAGTTCCAGGCCCCGAATGCCGAGCACTGGTTCGGCACCGACAATCTCGGGCGCGATCTCTACACCCGGATGGTGCACGGCGCCGGGCTGTCACTGACGGCCACCCTCGCCGCGGTGGGCATCGCGCTCGTCGCCGGGACCATCCTCGGCCTACTGTCGGGCGCGATCGGCGGCGTGGTCGACGCGATCGTCATGCGTTTGGTCGACGTGCTGCTGTCGATCCCTTCGCTGCTGCTATCGCTGGCGCTGGTGACCGCGCTCGGCTTCGGCACCCGCAATGTGGCCGTCGCGGTAGGCATTTCGCTGGTGGCCAACTTCGCGCGCGTGATGCGATCGGAGGTTCTGCGGGTGCGTCAGGCGGTCTATGTAGAGGCCGCCCACGCCGCGGGCGTCCGCTGGTACGCGGTGCTGGCCGGGCACGTGTTGCCCAACGCATACCAGCCGGTGCTGGCACTGGCCGCGGTCGAGTTCGGCATGGCGGTGCTGTCGGTGTCGGCGCTGAGCTTCCTCGGCTACGGCGCGAAACCGCCCACTCCGGAGTGGGGCACGCTGATCTCCGAGGGCCGCAACTATCTCGCGACCGCCTGGTGGATGACCACCCTGCCCGGCTTCGTCATCATCGCCGTCGTCCTCGCCGCTCAGCGCCTCGGACGCGCCATCGCGAAAGGGGTACACGCATGAGTTCCCTGAGTCAACCCCTATGCGGCGATCGGTTGTTGAGTCGGTTGTTTTTTGGTGGGGTCGTAGCAGGTTTTGGTGCGCCAGCAAGCCCAGATGATGCGCAGCCAGGCGCGGCCGAGGGTGCGGATGGCGTGGGGGTGTCGTTGGCCGCGGGCGCGGGCGGCGGTGTAGCGCTGGTCTGCCCAGTCGCTGGCGCGGCGGCTGTTGTCGATCCAGGTCACCAAGGCTTGTCTGGCTCGCTGGTTGGTGGCGTGGCGGAAGGCGACGGTGTGGATTTTGCCGGAGGAGCGGGTGACCGGGGCGATGCCGGTTTCGGCGGCGAGTTGATCGAAGCTGTTGGCGCGCTCCAGGATTGGGCCGACCTCGCCGATGATCTGGGCCAGGTTCAGTGTGCCGACGCGGGGCAGATCGGCCAGCAATCTGGCGTAGGGGTGTGCGGCGAGAGCGTCGGCGATCACGGCGTCGAGTGCGTCGATGCTGGTTTGGATCGAGCGGACGAGCCCGGTCTGGGCGCGGACCAGCTGCGCGATGACCGGCTCGCCGAGCCTGCTGGCCGATGTGGGTGCCTCGCGCAGCCGGGCGAGCAGCTCGGTGCCGGGACGGCGGCCGCTGTAGTGGTGGCGGCGGCAGAACGCCTCGAGGCGGGCCGCGGTGAGCCCAGCAGCGGCCTGCGGGCTCGGGTAGCGGTCCAGGAACGCCAGCGCGATCGGCGAGTGCAGGCTGGCGAAGATCGTCCTGCCTCCGGGCCAGTGCGTGTCCAGCAGCGCGGCGAGTTGATTGACCGCGGCGATGCGCATGCCCAGGTGGTCGCCGCGCTGACGGGTCAATGCCTGCAGTTCGAGCGTTTGCGGCAGGGTCGGGGCCAGTACCGGCAGCCGGTGGCCGTCGGTGCGGGCGTAGTCGGCCAGCTTGAACCCATCGCCGGGATCGTTCTTGGCGCGGGCGGCGCCCCAACGGGGGCGAGCGGCATGAAAAGCGTTGGGGTGCACCGGAATCACCGGATGCCCGGCGGTCAGCAGCCGGTCCACGACCAGCCCGCGGGTGGTCTCGATTGCCACCGGCAACTCACCGGGCCCGCCGTAGCAGGCCAGCCGTGCCAACGCGCGAGCGATGCCGTCTTCAGTATGCGGCACCGGGAAGCGTTCGATCTTGCCACCGGCATCGTCGATCACGGTCACGTCGTGAGTGGTGCTGCCCCAGTCCCAGCCGGCGAACGCCACAGGTGTGCTCCCTCGAGGTCGATGAACTGCCTCCTCGGAAGCGAGGGCCGCCGCCGGAAGCTCATTGATCGGCCCTCTGCGGGGCATGTCCCTGACGCCGGTCCGCGGCCCTCGGCCCGGTGGGGCTGGCAGAACTCATGCTGGCCATCAAATGGCACGCGACGAAGGCCATGCACCCACCGGAACCGAGAGACAACAACCCTAACTGTTCGGGCTGCAGAAGGGATGGTGCCCCAATGAGCGCGCGGACAACACATAGCCGAGCACTCGCTCGTGACGGCGCCGAACGCCAGCGAGGTGGCGGCATGAGTGTGCGGACCATCGACACAGCCGCCTGCCTGGTCATGCCGGAGCCGAATCCCGGTGCGGCGCCGGCATGAGCGTCAGGCCTGGCGGCGGCAGCCTGTTCGACCACGTAGCGCCCGCGAAGGCGGAGGAGGACACAGCATGAGCGCCACTACTTCTCCGGCGGAAGACCACGTCCGGGAGGCACCTCCGCTGCTCCGCGTCGACGACCTGCGGGTCCGTTATCGGTCCGACACAGGACCCGTGGCGGCGCTGGCCGGTGTCTCCCTCACTGTGGCCCGGGGCGAGGTGGTGGCGCTGGTCGGCGAGTCCGGCTCCGGCAAGTCGACGCTCGCCCAAGCCGTGATCGGGCTGCTCGGGGCCAACGCCGAGATCACGGGCGGAACAGTCGCTTTCGACGGCTCGGTCGTCGACACCGAGTCCGAACGCGCGCTGCGGCGGCTGCGTGGAGCCCGGATCGGCTTCGTCCCGCAGGACCCGGGTTTGTCGCTGAACCCGGTGCGGCGCATCGGCGATCAGGTGTCCGAAGCCCTGCTGGTGCACCGGCTGGCCACCCGCAAAGCGGCGCGGGCGCGAGCGATCGAGCTGCTGGCCGACGCCGGGCTGGACCGGCCGGGCCTGCGGGCGCTGCAATACCCGCACGAGCTGTCCGGCGGGCAGCGCCAGCGGGTGCTGATCGCGGCCGCGCTGGCCTGCGCACCCGACCTGGTCATCGCCGACGAGCCGACCAGCGCGCTGGACGCCACCGTCGCCCGCCGGGTGCTGGACCGGCTCGCGGAGCAGATCGCCGCGCGCGGCACGGCGGTACTGCTGATCACCCACGATCTGGCCGTGGCCGC carries:
- a CDS encoding LLM class flavin-dependent oxidoreductase, with the protein product MKFLLFTLVTRVPDPRTGRLPGTRERLRDVVGQARLAEELGYDGFAVGERHEDPFLSAAPPVILAHLAAVTSRITLFTAATTLSLLDPVRAFEDYSTLDNLSGGRLELIIGKGNGAAQAQLFHVTTADQWDRNREGYELFRALWASDSVTWSGRFRPPLRDAAALPRPLQPTIRIWHGSATSRDSVELAARHGDPLFSANVTNPIEPYAELVGHYRERWAFYGNDPADALVGAGTAGFQVARTSQEARAAYAPIFEARLALARKLGLPVVFENLNDFVARSSALIGSPEQVIDKVGRQHEQLGHEVIHLSAERDGRPEPQYLEGLELFQAEVAPELRRRIPSRPLATAVADADPDPGEEFARTEVSGVAQ
- a CDS encoding ABC transporter substrate-binding protein, yielding MAACRSDSAAPGGDAGPPQPGGTMRYGLSQAPTCSDPAQAGTNQTLYVARQIVDSLTDQDPATGELEPWLAQRWEVTPDAKVFTFHLADGVTFSDGTPLTADSVRNTFDSIIRLGSGKAPLASSYLTNYVGTTAVDRLTARVEFSKPNAQFLQASSTTQLGILADVTTAEPAEQRCLGDNVGSGPFTYAAYRQDAAVTLAKRTGYQWGSAVFAHRGEAYLDKIEFTVVPESGVRTGSLASGQLDAISDALPQDAPQIEATGGRVLSTANPGVPFGFQTNVTRGPLRDPAVRQALLPAIDREQLVDTVLGPQFKPATSALASSTPGYTDLSARLAYDPAKARGILDLAGWVPGPDGIRAKNGERLSFSVIFSQVFAGNQAIIELVQQQLRQAGVELTLDLVSVAETTARQNAKNFDTSYYNTTRADGDILRTSFGLDGRNLNGREPIPALDDALTGQLSTADTAARNALIGTAQQQILDAGLWIPTVELSQAIGASANTRDLKFEASARLQFFDAWLSGR
- a CDS encoding ABC transporter permease yields the protein MARYLALRALQALWVLWAAFTLSFVVLYLLPADPVSIAADGAGAGTPVDKAAIAELQARYGLDRPLWEQYWTALGHAVRGDLGHSIVTGQPVTDAIGDALPATLQLTGTALLLAVLGGVSLAFAATYIRRPWLRGALAALPSLGVSVPTFWTGLLLLQLFSFHWRLAPAFGGHGFAGTVLPALTLALPIGAVIAQVLTAGLETTWRQPFVDVALAKGGSRWWVQLTHVLRPASVPAFTIAGVLVGNMLAGSVVVETVFARQGVGRLTQTAVLAQDIPVVQGVVLLTSAVFVSVNLAVDLIYPLLDPRIAARSRGGADESEHTTADAAEEAIIRA
- a CDS encoding ABC transporter permease — protein: MRRPAPSWRSLRDNAGLLVASAVALLTVGWALAPSVFASGDPLTGVPAQKFQAPNAEHWFGTDNLGRDLYTRMVHGAGLSLTATLAAVGIALVAGTILGLLSGAIGGVVDAIVMRLVDVLLSIPSLLLSLALVTALGFGTRNVAVAVGISLVANFARVMRSEVLRVRQAVYVEAAHAAGVRWYAVLAGHVLPNAYQPVLALAAVEFGMAVLSVSALSFLGYGAKPPTPEWGTLISEGRNYLATAWWMTTLPGFVIIAVVLAAQRLGRAIAKGVHA
- a CDS encoding IS110 family transposase, translating into MAFAGWDWGSTTHDVTVIDDAGGKIERFPVPHTEDGIARALARLACYGGPGELPVAIETTRGLVVDRLLTAGHPVIPVHPNAFHAARPRWGAARAKNDPGDGFKLADYARTDGHRLPVLAPTLPQTLELQALTRQRGDHLGMRIAAVNQLAALLDTHWPGGRTIFASLHSPIALAFLDRYPSPQAAAGLTAARLEAFCRRHHYSGRRPGTELLARLREAPTSASRLGEPVIAQLVRAQTGLVRSIQTSIDALDAVIADALAAHPYARLLADLPRVGTLNLAQIIGEVGPILERANSFDQLAAETGIAPVTRSSGKIHTVAFRHATNQRARQALVTWIDNSRRASDWADQRYTAARARGQRHPHAIRTLGRAWLRIIWACWRTKTCYDPTKKQPTQQPIAA